From a single Micromonospora carbonacea genomic region:
- a CDS encoding DUF3140 domain-containing protein has product MRPGELSTWLETDESKHVGWRKKGTAGGESVGHSSGRRIIDLLRRRRAELTEADYRHMRKVIGYVHRHLAQRPSGDVRDTRWRWSLMNWGHDPLR; this is encoded by the coding sequence ATGCGGCCCGGCGAGCTGTCGACGTGGCTGGAGACCGACGAGTCGAAGCACGTCGGCTGGCGGAAGAAGGGCACCGCGGGCGGCGAGTCGGTGGGGCACTCGTCCGGCCGGCGGATCATCGACCTGCTGCGCCGCAGACGCGCCGAGCTGACCGAGGCCGACTACCGGCACATGCGCAAGGTGATCGGCTACGTGCACCGGCACCTGGCGCAGCGCCCCTCGGGCGACGTGCGGGACACCAGGTGGCGCTGGTCGCTGATGAACTGGGGCCACGACCCGCTCCGGTGA
- a CDS encoding DUF2945 domain-containing protein produces MAEQREFRAGDHVSWASHSGRAHGVVEEKLTERTHVRGHTVNASPEQPQYRIRNDDSVRDVAHRPEVLRRERD; encoded by the coding sequence ATGGCCGAGCAGAGGGAGTTCCGCGCGGGCGACCACGTGTCCTGGGCCAGCCACAGCGGCCGGGCGCACGGCGTGGTCGAGGAGAAGCTCACCGAGCGCACCCACGTGCGGGGGCACACCGTGAACGCGTCCCCCGAGCAGCCGCAGTACCGCATCCGCAACGACGACTCGGTGCGCGACGTCGCGCACCGGCCGGAGGTGCTGCGCCGTGAGCGGGACTGA
- a CDS encoding Uma2 family endonuclease, translating into MLTLWLRAHAPDHLRVTQAVGVALDAKNTRQPDVLLRRADVRADRSLLQPEDVVLAVEVVSPGTRRIDRFAKPAEYAAAGIPFYWRVEFYWRVEFYWRVEQDPVHVYAYRLSDRLSLGGERQYELVADSAELIALAEPFEIKLPVAELAG; encoded by the coding sequence CTGCTCACGCTGTGGCTGCGCGCGCACGCCCCCGATCACCTGCGGGTCACACAGGCCGTCGGGGTCGCGCTGGACGCGAAGAACACCCGGCAGCCGGACGTGCTGCTGCGCCGCGCGGACGTGCGCGCCGACCGGTCCCTGCTCCAGCCAGAGGACGTGGTCCTCGCGGTGGAGGTGGTCTCCCCCGGCACCCGGCGGATCGACCGGTTCGCCAAGCCCGCCGAGTACGCCGCCGCCGGCATCCCGTTCTACTGGCGCGTCGAGTTCTACTGGCGCGTCGAGTTCTACTGGCGCGTCGAGCAGGACCCGGTGCACGTGTACGCGTACCGGCTCAGCGACCGGCTCAGCCTCGGCGGCGAGCGGCAGTACGAGCTGGTCGCCGACAGCGCGGAGCTGATCGCGCTGGCCGAGCCGTTCGAGATCAAGCTGCCGGTCGCCGAGCTCGCCGGCTGA
- a CDS encoding class I SAM-dependent methyltransferase has product MSAEPDAAPGVLRRPVTDADARRASRGWWDSDADDYQAEHGAFLGDVDFVWCPEGLREADARLLGDLAGRRVLEVGAGAAAAARWLATQGARPVALDLSAGMLRHAADAAGRSGVRVPLVQADALALPFADAAFDTACTAFGAIPFVADSAAVMREVFRVLRPGGRWVFSVTHPMRWIFLDDPGQGGLTAVHSYFDRSPYVEQDRTGAATYVEQHRTLGDRIRELVGAGFRLVDLVEPEWPEGHEGIWGQWSPLRGRLFPGTAIFVAEKPAG; this is encoded by the coding sequence GTGAGCGCCGAGCCGGACGCGGCGCCGGGGGTGCTGCGACGCCCGGTGACCGACGCCGACGCCCGGCGGGCCAGCCGCGGCTGGTGGGACTCCGACGCCGACGACTACCAGGCCGAACACGGCGCGTTCCTCGGCGACGTGGACTTCGTCTGGTGCCCCGAGGGGCTGCGCGAGGCCGACGCCCGGCTGCTCGGCGACCTCGCCGGACGCCGGGTGCTGGAGGTGGGCGCGGGGGCGGCCGCCGCCGCCCGGTGGCTGGCCACCCAGGGGGCCCGCCCGGTGGCCCTGGACCTCTCCGCCGGCATGCTGCGGCACGCGGCGGACGCGGCCGGGCGCAGCGGCGTACGGGTGCCGCTGGTGCAGGCCGACGCGCTCGCGTTGCCCTTCGCCGACGCGGCCTTCGACACCGCGTGCACGGCCTTCGGGGCGATCCCGTTCGTGGCCGACTCGGCGGCGGTGATGCGCGAGGTGTTCCGGGTGCTGCGCCCCGGCGGCCGGTGGGTGTTCTCGGTGACCCACCCGATGCGGTGGATCTTCCTCGACGACCCCGGGCAGGGCGGGCTCACGGCGGTGCACTCGTACTTCGACCGCTCCCCCTACGTGGAGCAGGACCGCACGGGCGCGGCGACGTACGTCGAGCAGCACCGCACCCTCGGCGACCGGATCCGGGAGCTGGTCGGCGCGGGGTTCCGGCTGGTGGACCTGGTGGAGCCGGAGTGGCCCGAGGGACACGAGGGGATCTGGGGCCAGTGGAGCCCGCTGCGCGGCCGGCTCTTCCCCGGCACGGCCATCTTCGTCGCCGAGAAGCCGGCGGGCTGA
- the rpsA gene encoding 30S ribosomal protein S1, giving the protein MTSSIEAPSSATRVTHDDLGSEEAFLAAIDETIKYFNDGDIVEGTVVKVDRDEVLLDIGYKTEGVIPSRELSIKHDVDPAEVVSVGDHIEALVLQKEDKEGRLILSKKRAQYERAWGTIEKIKDEDGVVRGSVIEVVKGGLILDIGLRGFLPASLVEMRRVRDLQPYVGRELEAKIIELDKNRNNVVLSRRAWLEQTQSEVRTEFLNKLQKGQVRKGVVSSIVNFGAFVDLGGVDGLVHVSELSWKHIDHPSEVVEVGQEVEVEVLDVDLDRERVSLSLKATQEDPWRQFARTHAIQQIVPGKVTKLVPFGAFVRVDDGIEGLVHISELAERHVEIPEQVVQVGSEVMVKVIDIDLERRRISLSLKQANEGFVEGEEHFDPTLYGMAATYDAEGNYIYPEGFDPETGEWLEGYDKQRETWENQYAEARQRWEAHTKQVQTSRAADAEAAANPAPAVSTSGTTTSTSTAPSRQAEEPAGTLATDEALAALREKLAGGK; this is encoded by the coding sequence ATGACGAGCAGCATCGAGGCCCCCTCGAGCGCCACCCGGGTCACCCACGACGATCTCGGTTCCGAGGAGGCTTTCCTCGCCGCGATCGACGAGACCATCAAGTACTTCAACGACGGCGACATTGTCGAAGGCACCGTCGTCAAGGTCGATCGGGACGAGGTCCTGCTCGACATCGGCTACAAGACCGAGGGTGTCATCCCCTCTCGGGAGTTGTCGATCAAGCACGACGTGGACCCCGCCGAGGTCGTCTCGGTCGGTGACCACATCGAGGCCCTGGTCCTCCAGAAGGAGGACAAGGAGGGTCGTCTGATCCTCTCCAAGAAGCGGGCGCAGTACGAGCGGGCCTGGGGCACGATCGAGAAGATCAAGGACGAGGACGGCGTCGTCCGCGGCTCGGTCATCGAGGTGGTCAAGGGTGGTCTCATCCTCGACATCGGGCTGCGCGGCTTCCTGCCCGCGTCCCTGGTCGAGATGCGGCGGGTGCGTGACCTGCAGCCGTACGTCGGCCGCGAGCTCGAAGCCAAGATCATCGAGCTGGACAAGAACCGCAACAACGTGGTCCTGTCCCGCCGGGCCTGGCTGGAGCAGACGCAGTCCGAGGTGCGCACCGAGTTCCTCAACAAGCTGCAGAAGGGCCAGGTCCGCAAGGGCGTCGTGTCCTCGATCGTCAACTTCGGCGCGTTCGTCGACCTGGGCGGCGTGGACGGCCTGGTGCACGTCTCCGAGCTGTCCTGGAAGCACATCGACCACCCGTCCGAGGTCGTCGAGGTCGGCCAGGAGGTCGAGGTCGAGGTCCTGGACGTCGACCTGGACCGCGAGCGGGTCTCGCTGTCGCTGAAGGCGACCCAGGAGGACCCGTGGCGGCAGTTCGCCCGCACCCACGCGATCCAGCAGATCGTGCCGGGTAAGGTCACCAAGCTGGTGCCGTTCGGCGCCTTCGTCCGGGTGGACGACGGCATCGAGGGCCTGGTCCACATCTCCGAGCTGGCCGAGCGCCACGTGGAGATCCCGGAGCAGGTCGTCCAGGTCGGCTCCGAGGTCATGGTCAAGGTCATCGACATCGACCTGGAGCGCCGCCGGATCTCCCTGTCGCTCAAGCAGGCCAACGAGGGCTTCGTCGAGGGCGAGGAGCACTTCGACCCGACCCTCTACGGCATGGCCGCGACGTACGACGCCGAGGGCAACTACATCTACCCGGAGGGCTTCGACCCGGAGACGGGCGAGTGGCTCGAGGGGTACGACAAGCAGCGCGAGACCTGGGAGAACCAGTACGCCGAGGCCCGTCAGCGCTGGGAGGCCCACACCAAGCAGGTGCAGACCTCCCGGGCCGCCGACGCCGAGGCCGCTGCCAACCCGGCTCCGGCCGTGTCGACCAGCGGCACCACCACCTCGACCAGCACGGCCCCGAGCCGGCAGGCCGAGGAGCCGGCCGGCACCCTGGCCACCGACGAGGCGCTCGCCGCGCTGCGGGAGAAGCTCGCCGGCGGCAAGTGA
- the coaE gene encoding dephospho-CoA kinase has product MLMVGLTGGIGSGKSAVAARLAALGAVVIDADRIAREVVAPGSEGLREVVAAFGDRVVGPDGALDRAALGGLVFADEAARRRLEAITHPRVRARTAELAAAAAPDAVVVNDVPLLVEVGLAPTYHLVVVVQTEVAVRLARLARDRGMSRAEAERRIAAQADDARRDAAADVVLRNDATLDELHVQVDGLWRDRLLPYEENVRLRRAAEPDGAALTGPDPTWPQQYARLAARLRHALAPADPRIDHVGSTAVAGLAARDVVDIQVTVPSLAEADGALAERLAAAGFPRVPGQWWDSPRPAGSGRWEKRLHGNADPGRPVRLHLRPEGSPGWRYALLMRDHLRADPARRAAYLTLKGDLAASAPDGGSPNATARDPWFDEEHHRAEEWAARTGWRP; this is encoded by the coding sequence GTGCTGATGGTGGGACTGACCGGCGGGATCGGCTCCGGCAAGAGCGCCGTCGCGGCCCGGCTGGCCGCGCTCGGCGCGGTGGTGATCGACGCCGACCGGATCGCCCGCGAGGTGGTCGCCCCGGGCAGCGAAGGGCTCAGAGAGGTCGTGGCCGCCTTCGGCGACCGGGTCGTCGGCCCCGACGGGGCCCTGGACCGGGCCGCGCTGGGCGGGCTGGTCTTCGCCGACGAGGCGGCCCGCCGCCGGCTGGAGGCGATCACCCACCCCCGGGTCCGCGCGCGGACCGCCGAGCTGGCCGCCGCGGCGGCGCCCGACGCCGTGGTGGTCAACGACGTGCCGCTCCTGGTCGAGGTCGGGCTCGCGCCGACGTACCACCTGGTGGTCGTGGTGCAGACGGAGGTGGCCGTGCGGCTGGCCCGGCTGGCGCGTGACCGGGGGATGAGCCGGGCGGAGGCCGAGCGGCGGATCGCCGCGCAGGCCGACGACGCCCGCCGGGACGCGGCCGCGGACGTGGTCCTGCGCAACGACGCCACCCTCGACGAGCTGCACGTCCAGGTGGACGGGCTGTGGCGGGACCGGCTGCTGCCGTACGAGGAGAACGTCCGGCTCCGCCGGGCGGCCGAACCCGACGGGGCCGCCCTGACCGGCCCCGACCCGACCTGGCCGCAGCAGTACGCCCGGCTGGCCGCCCGGCTCCGGCACGCGCTCGCCCCGGCCGATCCGCGGATCGACCACGTCGGCTCGACGGCCGTCGCCGGCCTCGCCGCCCGGGACGTCGTCGACATCCAGGTGACCGTGCCGAGTCTCGCGGAGGCGGACGGCGCGCTCGCCGAGCGGCTCGCCGCGGCCGGCTTCCCGCGCGTGCCCGGTCAGTGGTGGGACAGCCCCCGCCCGGCGGGCAGCGGCCGCTGGGAGAAGCGGCTGCACGGCAACGCCGACCCGGGCCGCCCGGTGCGCCTGCACCTGCGGCCGGAGGGCTCGCCCGGCTGGCGGTACGCGCTGCTGATGCGCGACCACCTGCGCGCCGACCCCGCCCGGCGGGCGGCGTACCTGACGCTCAAGGGTGACCTGGCGGCCAGCGCGCCGGACGGGGGGTCACCCAACGCCACGGCGCGCGACCCGTGGTTCGACGAGGAACACCACCGGGCCGAGGAGTGGGCCGCGCGCACCGGCTGGCGGCCCTGA